From one Streptomyces sp. R41 genomic stretch:
- a CDS encoding glycoside hydrolase family 65 protein has protein sequence MITHTSYGVEPWTLRENDLHLDLLPQSESVFALSNGHVGWRGNLDEGEPHGLPGSYLNGVHEVHPLPYAEAGYGYPESGQTVINVTNGKIIRLLVDDEPFDLRYGRLRSHERVLDLRTGLLTRTCEWTSPAGSTVRVRSTRLVSFTQRAIAAVAYEVQAVDARVRVVVQSELVANEQLPDRNGDPRAAVALQAPLEAEEHFAAGRRLRLVHRTRRSGLRVAAAADHVVHGPESTTTSSESGDDVARLTVTSLLAPGQKLRLEKLVSYGWSSTRSLPAVRDQVDAALAAGEHGGWQALVDEQHAYLDDFWARADVEVEGDEEIQQAVRFALFHVLQAGARAEQRAIPAKGLTGSGYDGHAFWDTETFVLPLLTYTSPGAVAEALRWRQNTLPAARERAVQLGLRGAAFPWRTIEGSEGSAYWPAGTAAFHVNADIADAVVRYTAVTGDARFERDTGVELLVETARLWRSLGHHDHQGKFHIDGVTGPDEYSAVADDNTYTNLMARTNLLAAADIVERHPRRAAELGVDSEESATWRDAADAMHIPYNDDLRVHEQHAGFTRYQRWDFAATRPDQYPLMLHFPYFDIYRKQVVKQADLVLAMYKCSPFFDEEHKARNFAYYEPLTVRDSSLSACCQAVIAVEAGHPGLAYDYLVEAALMDLEDLEHNTRDGLHIASLAGTWMALVAGFGGMRHHGDTLDFAPRLPERFSRLAFSLELLGRRLRVEIEPGVATYTLVAGEPLEIRHYRETVTVDGDKPRGLPIPAQRLRPAPDQPPHRRPNRQG, from the coding sequence GTGATCACCCACACGTCGTACGGCGTCGAGCCCTGGACCCTGCGCGAGAACGACCTCCACCTCGACCTCCTGCCGCAGAGCGAGTCCGTGTTCGCCCTCTCCAACGGCCATGTCGGCTGGCGCGGAAACCTCGACGAGGGCGAACCCCACGGCCTTCCGGGCTCCTATCTGAACGGCGTCCACGAAGTCCACCCGCTGCCCTACGCCGAGGCGGGATACGGCTACCCGGAGTCCGGCCAGACGGTCATCAACGTCACCAATGGCAAGATCATCCGTCTGCTGGTCGACGACGAGCCGTTCGACCTGCGCTACGGACGACTGCGCTCCCACGAACGCGTACTCGACCTGCGCACCGGCCTGCTCACCCGGACCTGCGAGTGGACCTCGCCGGCCGGCTCCACGGTCCGGGTGCGCTCCACCCGGCTGGTGTCCTTCACCCAGCGGGCGATCGCCGCCGTCGCGTACGAGGTGCAGGCCGTCGACGCCCGGGTCCGCGTGGTCGTGCAGTCGGAACTCGTGGCCAACGAGCAGTTGCCCGACCGCAACGGCGACCCGCGGGCCGCGGTCGCCCTGCAGGCGCCGCTGGAGGCGGAGGAGCACTTCGCGGCGGGTCGGCGGCTCCGGCTCGTGCACCGCACCCGGCGCAGTGGACTGCGGGTCGCCGCGGCCGCGGACCACGTCGTCCATGGGCCCGAGTCGACGACCACGAGCAGCGAGAGCGGCGACGACGTCGCCCGGCTCACCGTCACCTCGCTCCTGGCACCCGGCCAGAAGCTGCGTCTGGAGAAACTCGTCTCGTACGGCTGGTCGAGCACCCGGTCACTGCCCGCCGTACGCGATCAGGTCGACGCGGCGCTCGCGGCGGGCGAGCACGGCGGCTGGCAGGCGCTCGTCGACGAACAGCACGCCTATCTGGACGACTTCTGGGCGCGCGCCGACGTCGAGGTGGAGGGCGACGAGGAGATCCAGCAGGCCGTCCGCTTCGCCCTCTTCCACGTCCTGCAGGCCGGCGCCCGCGCCGAACAGCGCGCGATACCCGCCAAGGGGCTCACCGGCTCCGGATACGACGGCCACGCCTTCTGGGACACCGAGACCTTCGTCCTGCCCCTGCTCACCTACACCTCGCCCGGCGCCGTCGCCGAGGCACTGCGCTGGCGCCAGAACACCCTGCCCGCCGCACGCGAGCGGGCGGTCCAACTCGGCCTGCGGGGCGCCGCGTTCCCCTGGCGGACCATCGAGGGCTCGGAGGGCTCGGCGTACTGGCCCGCCGGCACGGCCGCCTTCCACGTGAACGCCGACATCGCCGACGCCGTGGTCCGCTACACAGCCGTCACCGGCGACGCGCGCTTCGAACGCGACACCGGGGTCGAGCTGCTGGTCGAGACGGCACGCCTGTGGCGCTCGCTCGGCCACCACGACCACCAGGGGAAGTTCCACATCGACGGGGTGACAGGACCCGACGAGTACAGCGCGGTCGCCGACGACAACACGTACACCAACCTCATGGCCCGTACGAACCTCCTGGCCGCCGCGGACATCGTCGAGCGTCACCCGCGGCGGGCCGCGGAACTGGGCGTCGACTCCGAGGAGAGCGCGACCTGGCGCGACGCCGCCGACGCCATGCACATCCCCTACAACGACGACCTCCGGGTCCACGAACAGCACGCCGGATTCACCCGCTACCAGCGCTGGGACTTCGCCGCCACCCGGCCCGACCAGTACCCGCTGATGCTGCACTTCCCGTACTTCGACATCTACCGCAAACAGGTCGTCAAGCAGGCCGACCTGGTACTCGCGATGTACAAGTGCAGCCCGTTCTTCGACGAGGAGCACAAGGCCCGCAACTTCGCCTACTACGAGCCCCTCACCGTCCGGGACTCCTCCCTGTCGGCCTGCTGCCAGGCCGTGATCGCGGTCGAGGCCGGCCATCCCGGTCTCGCCTACGACTACTTGGTGGAGGCCGCGCTCATGGATCTGGAGGACCTGGAACACAACACCCGCGACGGCCTGCATATCGCCTCGCTCGCCGGGACCTGGATGGCCCTGGTCGCCGGTTTCGGGGGCATGCGCCACCACGGCGACACCCTGGACTTCGCGCCCCGGCTGCCGGAGCGGTTCAGCCGCCTCGCCTTCTCCCTGGAACTCCTCGGCCGCCGTCTGCGCGTGGAGATCGAACCCGGCGTCGCCACGTACACGCTGGTTGCCGGAGAGCCCCTGGAGATCCGCCACTACCGTGAAACCGTCACCGTCGACGGCGACAAGCCCCGGGGCCTGCCCATCCCGGCCCAGAGGCTGCGCCCCGCCCCCGACCAGCCGCCGCACCGGCGGCCGAACCGTCAGGGGTGA
- a CDS encoding serine hydrolase domain-containing protein, with protein sequence MVSGTVGTGTALGAVLVSLLAAPAQAAAPAGTGGTDTEKVAAAGALAPPDDAGLRKVLRTALTQGAPGAMARIDDNGGVHRLTEGVADRAGGRAISTNDRFRVGSITKTFSAVVLLQLVDEGKLKLDRSVNSYLPGLLPDNAITVRHVLSHRSGLYDYTNDMFAQTVPGFESVRNKVFGYRDLVKLSLKKPRTNAPGAAYSYSNTNFVVAGMLIEKLTGHLVATEYQNRVFKPLKLTETFYVHPGTAIPGRHANGYLTPDTAGAALVDATRQTVSWAQSAGAIISTAHDLDTFYSALLRGKLMSAAQLTQMRKWTTVNSTTGYGLGLRRRDLSCGVSVYGHTGTVQGYYSYAFTSKDGKRSLTALANTSNNTAVLNTMYRTLESAFCGKPAAKDAPHNAATVERSEDIAPDDAGY encoded by the coding sequence ATGGTCTCAGGAACGGTGGGCACGGGTACGGCGCTCGGCGCGGTTCTGGTGTCCCTCCTGGCAGCCCCCGCGCAGGCCGCGGCACCCGCGGGCACCGGCGGCACCGACACCGAAAAGGTCGCGGCGGCCGGGGCGTTGGCGCCGCCGGACGACGCGGGGCTGCGCAAGGTACTGCGTACGGCCCTGACGCAGGGAGCCCCCGGCGCGATGGCGCGGATCGACGACAATGGCGGGGTGCACCGGCTGACCGAGGGAGTCGCCGACCGGGCCGGCGGCCGGGCCATCAGCACCAACGACCGGTTCCGCGTCGGCAGCATCACCAAGACCTTCTCCGCCGTGGTGCTGCTCCAACTGGTCGACGAGGGCAAGCTGAAGCTGGACCGGTCGGTCAACAGCTATCTGCCCGGGCTGCTGCCCGACAACGCCATCACCGTGCGCCATGTGCTGAGCCACCGCAGCGGCCTGTACGACTACACCAACGACATGTTCGCCCAGACGGTCCCCGGCTTCGAGTCCGTCCGCAACAAGGTGTTCGGCTACCGGGACCTGGTGAAGCTGTCGTTGAAGAAGCCGCGCACCAATGCTCCGGGCGCGGCCTATTCGTACTCGAACACCAATTTCGTGGTCGCGGGCATGCTCATCGAGAAGCTCACCGGCCACTTGGTGGCCACGGAATATCAGAACCGCGTCTTCAAGCCGCTGAAGCTCACCGAGACCTTCTACGTCCACCCCGGCACCGCGATCCCGGGCCGCCACGCCAACGGCTATCTGACCCCCGACACGGCCGGTGCCGCCCTGGTGGACGCCACCCGGCAGACGGTGTCCTGGGCGCAGAGCGCGGGCGCGATCATCTCCACCGCGCATGACCTGGACACCTTCTACTCCGCTCTGCTCCGCGGAAAGCTCATGTCCGCCGCCCAGCTGACGCAGATGCGCAAGTGGACGACGGTCAACAGCACCACGGGCTACGGTCTCGGACTGCGTCGCCGTGACCTGTCGTGCGGGGTCTCGGTGTACGGGCACACGGGCACCGTGCAGGGCTACTACTCGTACGCCTTCACCTCGAAGGACGGCAAGCGCAGCCTCACCGCGCTGGCGAACACCTCCAACAACACCGCTGTGCTGAACACCATGTACCGCACCCTGGAATCCGCGTTCTGCGGCAAGCCGGCGGCCAAGGACGCTCCGCACAACGCCGCGACCGTGGAGCGGAGCGAGGACATCGCACCCGACGACGCCGGCTACTGA